One window of the Oceanicoccus sp. KOV_DT_Chl genome contains the following:
- a CDS encoding hydrolase — MNSTQKKLIQPIHQWQQSMMEHTMHVANINSGSFNRPGIEQVVDYFDRLFSDICDQQQRIELSPIEQINDQGEILQKPTAEAALYRIRPEAPVQILCTGHTDTVFSAESDFQTCWQQGNHLRGPGVADMKGGLVVLYHALKAIHHSPLAEKIGFTVLLSPDEEIGSPLSAQHLSHWAKQSAVGMVYEPALEDGTLAGARKGSGNFDLVVHGKASHAGRDFFAGRNAIVTASMLTQQLAALSNEAKGITVNIGRIDGGGPVNVVPDRAVIRFNVRIEQAQQQQAILSAIKNIISATSQQSGLEMQLHGSFGRPPKPMDAKHQALFERLQHCGELIGFPLPGAVPAAVVKVTILQQQDWQPSTRLGLEAVPFIAKMNLCASTVLLNARNSAPY, encoded by the coding sequence GTGAATTCAACCCAGAAAAAATTAATCCAGCCCATCCATCAATGGCAGCAGTCAATGATGGAGCACACTATGCACGTGGCTAACATAAATTCTGGATCATTTAATCGCCCGGGCATTGAACAGGTCGTTGATTATTTTGATCGATTGTTTTCCGATATTTGTGATCAACAACAACGCATTGAGCTGTCGCCGATAGAACAAATTAATGACCAGGGCGAAATCTTGCAAAAGCCTACTGCTGAAGCAGCCTTGTATCGCATTCGCCCAGAAGCACCGGTGCAAATTTTATGTACCGGCCATACCGACACAGTATTTTCTGCAGAGTCTGACTTTCAAACCTGCTGGCAACAAGGCAATCATTTGCGCGGGCCTGGTGTCGCTGACATGAAGGGCGGCTTAGTGGTGCTTTATCATGCACTGAAGGCGATCCACCACTCTCCCCTTGCTGAAAAAATTGGTTTCACCGTACTGCTTTCACCCGATGAAGAAATCGGTTCGCCACTGTCCGCCCAACACTTAAGCCATTGGGCCAAGCAATCCGCCGTTGGCATGGTTTATGAGCCAGCGCTTGAAGATGGCACCCTGGCAGGTGCTCGCAAGGGCAGCGGCAACTTTGATCTGGTAGTGCATGGCAAAGCAAGTCATGCCGGCCGAGATTTTTTTGCCGGCCGTAACGCTATCGTCACGGCATCGATGTTAACCCAGCAATTAGCGGCACTGAGCAACGAAGCGAAAGGTATCACTGTCAATATTGGTCGTATCGATGGTGGCGGCCCGGTGAACGTGGTTCCCGATCGAGCAGTGATTCGGTTCAACGTCAGAATCGAACAAGCACAACAGCAACAAGCAATACTGAGTGCTATTAAAAACATCATTAGCGCAACCAGCCAGCAATCAGGCTTAGAGATGCAATTGCATGGCAGTTTCGGACGCCCACCAAAACCGATGGACGCCAAACATCAAGCTCTGTTTGAACGACTACAACACTGCGGTGAATTAATCGGGTTCCCATTGCCTGGCGCAGTACCGGCGGCTGTTGTGAAGGTAACAATCTTGCAGCAGCAGGACTGGCAACCATCGACACGCTTGGGGTTAGAGGCGGTGCCATTCATAGCGAAGATGAATTTATGTGCATCGACAGTTTTGTTGAACGCGCGCAACTCAGCGCCTTATTAA
- a CDS encoding arginine N-succinyltransferase produces MLIIRPVANGDLADLLQLANKAGKGMTSLPPCEQTLQQSIDKSTASFNSSKPSPEDYFLLVLEDLSIGKVVGTTAIYARTHSKQAFYAYRLMSAIHYSHSLGKEVRSGVLQLANDYTDCSEVGTLFVDPDYRGNGHWLASSRYLFMGIFRERFHSHVVAELRGWLDEQGNSPFWEAIGQHFFEMSFEQADRLCSAGSNQFITELMPKFPIYTRMLPEQARAVLGKPHDAGRRALELLINEGFEYEDFIDIFDAGPMLRAKIDSLRSVKAIERGTAIATDKPLDASPSIVVNGKLSDLRFIKTPITRGDEGEIKMSAAAIAALKVAPGELIHLIGKSRES; encoded by the coding sequence GTGTTAATTATTCGACCCGTCGCCAACGGCGATTTGGCAGATCTGTTGCAACTTGCAAACAAAGCAGGCAAAGGTATGACTTCACTTCCGCCTTGTGAGCAAACCCTGCAACAAAGTATCGACAAATCGACGGCGAGTTTTAATTCATCAAAGCCCAGCCCGGAAGACTATTTTCTGCTGGTGTTAGAAGATCTAAGCATTGGCAAAGTGGTTGGAACTACTGCCATTTATGCTCGCACACATTCCAAACAAGCTTTTTATGCTTACCGGTTAATGTCAGCAATTCACTATTCTCATTCACTAGGTAAAGAAGTGCGCTCGGGAGTGCTGCAGTTGGCCAATGACTATACCGACTGCTCTGAGGTCGGCACGTTGTTTGTAGATCCGGATTACCGTGGCAACGGCCACTGGCTGGCCAGTTCACGCTATTTATTTATGGGGATTTTTCGCGAGCGTTTTCACAGTCATGTAGTCGCGGAACTCAGAGGCTGGCTCGACGAGCAAGGCAATAGCCCGTTTTGGGAAGCCATTGGCCAGCATTTTTTTGAAATGAGTTTTGAACAAGCTGATCGACTCTGCTCAGCAGGCTCTAATCAATTCATTACTGAGTTAATGCCTAAGTTTCCCATTTACACACGGATGCTACCCGAGCAGGCGCGCGCGGTGCTGGGCAAACCTCACGATGCTGGCCGCCGAGCACTGGAGCTACTCATTAATGAGGGTTTCGAGTATGAAGACTTCATCGATATTTTTGATGCCGGCCCGATGTTACGTGCAAAAATTGATTCACTACGCAGCGTTAAAGCTATCGAACGGGGAACCGCTATCGCCACCGACAAGCCACTTGATGCTTCTCCTTCCATTGTTGTGAATGGAAAACTTAGCGACTTACGCTTTATAAAAACTCCCATAACACGCGGCGATGAAGGCGAAATTAAAATGTCTGCAGCAGCCATAG